From Triticum urartu cultivar G1812 chromosome 2, Tu2.1, whole genome shotgun sequence, a single genomic window includes:
- the LOC125537731 gene encoding TBC domain-containing protein C1952.17c-like — MADGANPNPTSTPRQKAVPDWLNSPIWSAPAPSPRHRSPPRAPSPPPPPPPKPQHDPTPPPPRQPARRDGASSDSDSDSGGGDEGAATSSRTHLVAEFKAALERKVVDLAELRRLACQGVPDDPAVRPVVWKLLLGYLPMDHALWAYELEKKRSQYSAFKDELLVNPSEVTRRMEMTISKRKEHNSEGTGFLPRAEIVQDEHPLSLGKTSVWNQHFQESETVEQIDRDVKRTHPEMQFFNGGSSDALSNQESLKRILTIFAKLNPGIRYVQGMNEVLAPLYYVFKNDPDQSNSASAESDAFFCFVEVLSGFRDNFCKQLDNSVVGIRSTISKLSQLLKRHDEELWRHLEVVTKVNPQFYAFRWITLLLTQEFKFRDCIHLWDALLGDPEGPQATLLRICCAMLILVRRRLLAGDFTANLKLLQNYPPTNIDHLLHIANKLRGLVPC; from the exons ATGGCCGACGGCGCCAACCCAAACCCAACATCCACACCCAGGCAGAAGGCAGTCCCGGACTGGCTCAACAGCCCGATCTGGTCCGCCCCTGCCCCTAGCCCGCGCCACCGCTCCCCTCcccgcgccccctcccctcccccacCTCCCCCTCCCAAGCCGCAGCACGATCCGACCCCGCCGCCCCCTCGTCAACCCGCGCGGCGCGACGGTGCAAGCTCtgactccgactccgacagcGGCGGCGGTGACGAGGGCGCGGCCACCTCGTCTCGGACCCACCTCGTCGCCGAGTTCAAAGCGGCG CTGGAAAGGAAGGTGGTGGATCTGGCGGAGCTGCGGAGGCTCGCGTGCCAGGGCGTGCCTGACGACCCCGCCGTGCGGCCTGTTGTCTGGAAG CTTCTCTTGGGGTACTTGCCAATGGATCATGCTCTGTGGGCGTACGAACTGGAAAAAAAGCGGTCCCAGTACAGTGCTTTCAAAGACGAGCTTTTGGTTAACCCT TCAGAAGTTACCCGAAGAATGGAAATGACTATTTCAAAAAGGAAGGAACATAATTCTGAAGGAACTGGATTTCTCCCAAGGGCGGAAATCGTCCAGGACGAACATCCTCTAAGCCTTGGGAAAACTAGTGTTTGGAACCAACACTTCCAG GAATCTGAAACTGTAGAGCAGATTGATAGAGATGTTAAGCGTACTCATCCTGAGATGCAGTTTTTCAATGGCGGTTCTTCTGATGCCTTGTCTAATCAG GAGTCACTGAAGCGAATACTTACCATCTTTGCAAAATTAAACCCGGGTATAAGGTATGTACAAGGAATGAATGAAGTTTTGGCACCTCTCTACTATGTCTTCAAGAATGATCCAGACCAAAGTAATTCT GCTTCAGCAGAGTCAGATGCTTTTTTCTGTTTTGTTGAGGTGCTAAGTGGATTTCGAGATAACTTTTGCAAGCAGCTTGACAACAGTGTTGTTGGTATACGCTCCACAATCAGTAAACTATCCCAGCTCCTGAAAAGGCATGATGAAGAGCTCTGGCGGCATTTAGAGGTCGTAACCAAG GTTAACCCACAGTTCTATGCGTTCAGATGGATCACCCTGCTATTGACACAGGAGTTTAAGTTCCGTGACTGCATCCACCTGTGGGATGCGTTATTAGGTGATCCAGAGGGGCCCCAG GCCACCTTGTTAAGGATCTGCTGTGCAATGCTAATTCTTGTTCGAAGACGGCTCTTGGCTGGCGACTTCACTGCAAACCTCAAGCTTCTCCAGAATTACCCACCCACAAACATTGACCACTTGTTGCATATTGCTAATAAATTGCGTGGGCTAGTTCCCTGCTGA